One genomic segment of Nocardia spumae includes these proteins:
- a CDS encoding serine hydrolase domain-containing protein, with product MSNDAFSAGSAALPAGVTGYAAVEFEPLVRNFARIVGGRIGAGGGLTVHRYGERVVEVRTGYSAGTTPWTQDTASVAFSATKGIASTVVHRLADRGLIDYAAPVAEYWPAFGAAGKSRITVAQLMTHRAGLSSLPGIAAGLDEVLDHELMEDRLAAAKPDRLLGVPAYHALTYGWLLAGLTRAITGSSMRELFRTEVSEPLGIDGLHLGRPGPDSATTVAALAGSKLALAGTALGGLVLGRAGRFPGPPGAATRALFLPGLQALFDGDEPSILNTEMPAGNGVFTANALASVYGVLADGGMVSGRRYLSAHTMRAVRRVQTHQLDHALFYLPMMWHLGYHTFPIPGTTSGFGHIGLGGSFGWADPRLGLSVGFVHNRFTPQSFVWDQMAAAWVLPLAVRGARAMSNGRRSLPRERAA from the coding sequence GTGAGCAACGACGCTTTCTCCGCAGGTTCGGCGGCTCTGCCCGCCGGTGTGACCGGCTACGCCGCGGTCGAGTTCGAGCCCCTGGTGCGCAACTTCGCCCGCATCGTCGGCGGCCGGATCGGAGCCGGTGGTGGTCTGACCGTTCATCGCTACGGGGAAAGAGTCGTCGAGGTCCGGACCGGATACTCCGCGGGGACCACCCCGTGGACGCAGGACACGGCGAGTGTCGCGTTCTCGGCTACCAAGGGCATCGCCTCCACGGTCGTCCATCGTCTCGCCGATCGCGGACTGATCGACTACGCCGCTCCGGTCGCGGAGTACTGGCCCGCCTTCGGCGCCGCTGGCAAGTCGCGAATCACGGTGGCGCAGTTGATGACTCACCGAGCCGGGCTGTCGTCGCTACCCGGTATCGCCGCCGGGCTCGACGAGGTGCTCGATCACGAGCTGATGGAGGATCGGCTGGCGGCCGCGAAACCGGATCGGCTGCTCGGGGTCCCGGCCTACCACGCCCTCACCTACGGTTGGCTGCTGGCCGGGCTGACGCGCGCGATCACCGGCTCGAGTATGCGCGAGCTGTTCCGTACCGAGGTCTCCGAACCATTGGGCATCGATGGTCTGCACCTGGGCCGGCCGGGGCCCGATTCGGCCACCACCGTGGCCGCGCTGGCCGGTTCCAAGCTGGCCTTGGCGGGCACCGCGCTCGGCGGACTGGTACTCGGGCGCGCGGGCCGCTTCCCGGGGCCACCCGGCGCCGCCACCCGGGCACTGTTCCTTCCGGGCCTGCAGGCGTTGTTCGACGGTGACGAACCGTCGATTCTGAATACCGAAATGCCGGCCGGCAACGGCGTCTTCACCGCCAACGCGCTGGCATCGGTCTACGGTGTGCTGGCCGACGGCGGCATGGTGTCCGGTCGCAGGTACCTGTCCGCGCACACCATGCGAGCCGTCCGGCGGGTGCAGACCCACCAGCTCGACCACGCCCTGTTCTACCTGCCGATGATGTGGCATCTGGGGTACCACACGTTCCCGATCCCCGGCACCACGTCCGGATTCGGCCATATCGGCCTGGGTGGCAGTTTCGGCTGGGCCGATCCGAGGCTGGGCCTGTCGGTCGGCTTCGTGCACAACCGGTTCACTCCGCAGTCGTTCGTGTGGGATCAGATGGCCGCGGCCTGGGTGCTGCCGCTGGCCGTCCGCGGTGCGCGCGCGATGAGCAACGGCCGCCGGTCGCTGCCGCGTGAGCGGGCCGCGTGA
- a CDS encoding class I SAM-dependent methyltransferase, with protein sequence MGIYSDRILPRLIDRVCGIRANDRLRARVCDGLSGRVLEIGFGSGRNVPFYPSGVSRVSAVEPADVGWRLAAGRVAQSPVPVERAGLDGQSLPFADNSFDSALSTWTLCTIPDLTLALREVRRVLVPGGTFHFLEHGMAPDAAVRRWQDRLDPVQQVIAGGCHLNRDIRGLVEDAGFEITEVDRFYEERAPKFLAAQSLGVAVSP encoded by the coding sequence GTGGGAATCTACAGCGATCGAATCCTGCCGCGATTGATCGACCGGGTCTGCGGCATCCGGGCCAACGACCGGCTGCGCGCGCGGGTGTGCGACGGGCTCAGCGGCCGGGTGCTGGAGATCGGGTTCGGATCGGGGCGCAACGTGCCGTTCTATCCCAGCGGGGTGAGCCGGGTCAGCGCCGTCGAGCCGGCGGATGTGGGCTGGCGGCTGGCCGCGGGCCGGGTGGCGCAGTCCCCGGTGCCGGTGGAGCGGGCCGGACTCGACGGGCAGTCGCTGCCGTTCGCGGACAACAGTTTCGACAGCGCGTTGTCGACGTGGACACTGTGCACGATCCCCGACCTCACGCTCGCGCTGCGGGAGGTACGGCGAGTTCTGGTGCCGGGCGGCACCTTTCACTTCCTCGAACACGGCATGGCGCCGGACGCGGCGGTACGCCGGTGGCAGGACCGCCTGGATCCCGTACAACAGGTGATCGCCGGTGGATGTCACCTGAACCGCGATATCCGCGGGCTGGTGGAGGACGCCGGATTCGAGATCACCGAGGTGGATCGCTTCTACGAGGAGCGGGCACCGAAATTCCTTGCCGCACAGTCACTCGGGGTCGCCGTATCACCCTGA
- a CDS encoding alpha/beta hydrolase family protein, with protein MKSDLPEFDGSRDALPRYRGRGGALAAVALAIALIAACSSSEPVRSVPPSAVIAGDWSGVLPLPDQALPIGVTFTADGATASVPVQHIYDLPLERVSTEPDAVTFALPGLPGDPFFHGRYARPGDDITGTFTQFGHDIALTLRRGKVPAPPRPQEPNPPWPYTAEEVSYRSGDITIAGTLTKPRGPGPYPTVVLITGSGPQDRNEEIAGHKPFLLLADTLTRAGYAVLRTDDRGVGGTGGLLDTASYMDLTDDIMAGLTYLRGRPDIDGDRIGLLGHSEGGYLAPLAATRPDSRLAFVIMMAGPAVPGSEVLLEQNITLLKRENADRETVRSQVGYITTLTTLIRNADEQQIDRFATKHNNSLPPDQRQPQSAIDQLTTPYFEALIDYDPTPALRALRIPVLAFYGTKDVQVPAEQNAPAAQAALAGHPNARVHVFDGLNHLMQPADTGSPKEYPVIETTIAPEVLSYLTTWLGTHTAPVH; from the coding sequence ATGAAGTCCGATTTGCCGGAATTCGACGGATCGAGGGATGCGCTGCCGAGATATCGCGGACGCGGTGGCGCACTGGCCGCCGTCGCGCTCGCGATCGCTCTGATCGCCGCATGTTCGAGTTCCGAGCCGGTGCGGTCGGTGCCCCCATCCGCGGTGATCGCCGGCGACTGGAGCGGTGTGCTCCCCCTGCCGGATCAGGCACTTCCGATCGGCGTCACATTCACCGCGGACGGGGCCACCGCCTCGGTTCCCGTGCAGCACATCTACGATCTGCCGCTCGAACGGGTGAGCACGGAGCCGGATGCCGTCACCTTCGCACTGCCCGGCCTGCCCGGCGATCCGTTCTTCCACGGCCGCTACGCGCGCCCCGGCGACGACATCACCGGCACCTTCACCCAGTTCGGTCACGACATCGCACTCACGCTGCGCCGCGGTAAGGTACCGGCCCCGCCGCGCCCTCAGGAACCGAACCCGCCGTGGCCCTACACCGCCGAGGAGGTGAGTTATCGCAGCGGCGACATCACCATCGCCGGCACGCTGACGAAGCCGAGAGGCCCCGGACCGTATCCGACGGTCGTCTTGATCACCGGCAGCGGCCCCCAGGACCGCAACGAGGAGATCGCGGGCCACAAACCGTTCCTGCTGCTGGCCGATACGCTCACCCGCGCCGGATACGCCGTGTTGCGCACCGACGATCGCGGTGTCGGCGGGACCGGCGGGCTGCTCGACACCGCGTCCTACATGGACCTGACCGACGACATCATGGCCGGACTCACCTATCTGCGCGGCCGGCCCGATATCGACGGCGACCGGATCGGCCTGCTCGGCCACAGCGAGGGCGGATATCTGGCACCGCTGGCCGCCACCCGCCCCGACAGCCGGCTCGCCTTCGTGATCATGATGGCGGGTCCGGCGGTTCCGGGATCGGAGGTGCTGCTGGAGCAGAACATCACGCTGCTGAAGCGCGAGAACGCCGATCGTGAGACAGTTCGCTCCCAGGTCGGCTACATCACCACGCTGACCACGCTCATCCGCAATGCCGACGAGCAGCAGATCGACCGCTTCGCCACCAAGCACAACAACTCGCTGCCGCCGGATCAGCGGCAGCCGCAATCAGCGATCGATCAACTGACCACCCCGTATTTCGAGGCTCTGATCGACTATGACCCGACCCCGGCACTGCGGGCGCTGCGGATCCCGGTGCTGGCCTTCTACGGCACCAAGGATGTCCAGGTCCCGGCCGAACAGAACGCGCCCGCCGCCCAGGCGGCACTGGCCGGTCATCCGAACGCCCGGGTCCACGTCTTCGACGGCCTCAACCACCTGATGCAACCCGCCGACACCGGCAGTCCGAAGGAATATCCCGTCATCGAGACCACCATCGCACCCGAGGTGCTGTCCTACCTCACCACCTGGCTCGGCACCCATACCGCACCGGTGCACTGA
- the rarD gene encoding EamA family transporter RarD, which produces MDTSGARQRSIAGRGVAVGAGAYLIWGMFPAFFGLVDFANPIEILVQRILWTLVLVLGLLLAAGRWGELRTIDGRTWRLAAVAAAAISINWGTYVYGVTSGHVVECALGYFINPLVTVLFGVVLFRERLRWPQWVALGLGATAVLVLTVDYGKPPVIALVLACSFATYGLVKKVIRLDPMRSVAAEGLVSAPFALVAAIVLGWRGQAEFGHGAGHTALLIATGPVTLIPLLLFAFAASRVALSTMGLLQYLTPALQLAWGVLVGHEPMPASRWIGFALIWTALAVFTVDALRRTRRPARSVVPS; this is translated from the coding sequence GTGGACACCTCCGGGGCGCGGCAACGGTCGATCGCCGGTCGCGGGGTCGCCGTCGGTGCCGGCGCGTACCTGATCTGGGGCATGTTCCCGGCGTTCTTCGGGCTGGTGGACTTCGCGAATCCGATCGAGATCCTGGTCCAGCGGATTCTGTGGACTCTCGTGCTGGTGCTGGGCCTGTTGCTGGCGGCGGGACGATGGGGCGAGTTGCGGACGATCGACGGCCGCACCTGGCGGCTCGCGGCGGTCGCGGCGGCGGCCATCTCGATCAACTGGGGTACCTACGTCTACGGTGTGACCTCCGGCCACGTCGTCGAGTGCGCCCTCGGATACTTCATCAATCCGCTGGTGACCGTGCTGTTCGGGGTGGTGCTGTTCCGGGAGCGGCTGCGGTGGCCGCAATGGGTGGCGCTGGGTCTGGGGGCGACGGCGGTGCTGGTGCTGACCGTCGACTATGGCAAGCCGCCGGTGATCGCGCTCGTGCTGGCCTGCTCGTTCGCGACCTACGGTCTGGTCAAGAAGGTGATCCGGCTCGATCCGATGCGCAGCGTCGCGGCGGAGGGGCTGGTCTCGGCACCGTTCGCACTGGTCGCCGCGATCGTGCTGGGATGGCGCGGACAGGCCGAATTCGGGCACGGCGCCGGGCACACCGCACTGCTGATCGCGACCGGCCCGGTGACCCTGATCCCGCTGCTGCTGTTCGCTTTCGCCGCGTCCCGGGTGGCGCTGTCGACCATGGGGCTGCTGCAATATCTCACGCCCGCACTGCAATTGGCGTGGGGTGTGCTGGTCGGTCACGAGCCGATGCCGGCCTCGCGCTGGATCGGGTTCGCGCTGATCTGGACGGCTCTGGCGGTGTTCACCGTGGACGCGCTGCGCCGGACCCGGCGCCCGGCGCGCTCGGTCGTGCCGAGCTGA
- a CDS encoding PhzF family phenazine biosynthesis protein — MEVLLHQIDAFADAPFTGNPAAVMPLLAWLPDELLQRLAEENHLSETAFYTSALPPEAGLPYGDGPAFWLRWFTPATEVDLCGHATLAAAAQIFDDMHPGADRLHFYTRSGWLGVDRSGDELVLDLPAVESTDAVPDPDLITALGVRPVRVLTGQDEVVMVATEAEVRRARPNFAAFPPLPRGVILTAPGDHSDFVSRFFAPGVGVDEDPVTGSAHAQLAPLWARDLGRRELSARQLSARTGRLHCTVTGARVLLTGRCHRYLDGVVRLPHGEVLPTAR; from the coding sequence ATGGAGGTCCTGCTGCATCAGATCGACGCGTTCGCCGATGCGCCCTTCACGGGTAACCCGGCGGCGGTGATGCCGCTGCTGGCGTGGTTGCCCGACGAGCTACTCCAGCGGCTGGCGGAAGAGAATCATCTGTCCGAGACCGCCTTCTACACATCGGCATTGCCGCCGGAGGCGGGCCTGCCCTACGGCGACGGCCCGGCCTTCTGGTTGCGCTGGTTCACCCCGGCCACCGAGGTCGATCTGTGCGGGCACGCCACCCTCGCCGCTGCCGCGCAGATCTTCGACGATATGCATCCGGGCGCCGACCGCCTGCATTTCTACACCCGCAGCGGCTGGCTCGGCGTCGACCGCAGCGGTGACGAGCTGGTGCTGGATCTGCCGGCGGTCGAATCCACCGACGCGGTCCCGGATCCGGATCTGATCACCGCGCTCGGGGTGCGGCCGGTGCGGGTGCTGACCGGCCAGGACGAGGTGGTGATGGTGGCCACCGAAGCCGAGGTGCGCCGGGCCCGCCCGAATTTCGCGGCCTTCCCGCCGTTGCCCCGCGGGGTGATCCTCACCGCACCGGGTGACCACAGCGACTTCGTATCCCGGTTCTTCGCCCCGGGGGTCGGTGTCGACGAGGATCCGGTGACCGGCTCCGCGCACGCCCAGCTCGCGCCCCTGTGGGCCCGCGACCTCGGACGCCGGGAGCTGTCCGCGCGCCAGCTGTCCGCCCGGACCGGCCGGCTGCACTGCACCGTGACCGGTGCGCGGGTGCTGCTGACCGGCCGCTGCCATCGCTATCTCGACGGTGTCGTCCGGTTGCCGCACGGGGAGGTGCTCCCGACCGCCCGGTGA
- a CDS encoding nitroreductase family deazaflavin-dependent oxidoreductase gives MPLTGEYEPSTSDWAREQAEKFEASNGAEANTLRDSMPIVLVTSIGAKTGKLRKTPLMRVEHNGEYAAVASLGGAPKNPVWYYNLKANPTVELRDGDTVKDYTAREVSGEEKALWWQRAVEAYPDYADYQTKTTREIPLFVLTPKS, from the coding sequence ATGCCACTCACCGGAGAATACGAACCCAGCACGTCCGACTGGGCCCGCGAGCAGGCCGAGAAGTTCGAGGCATCGAACGGGGCCGAAGCCAACACGCTGCGCGACTCGATGCCGATCGTGCTGGTCACCAGCATCGGCGCGAAGACCGGAAAGCTGCGCAAGACCCCGCTCATGCGGGTCGAGCACAACGGCGAGTACGCGGCGGTCGCCTCGCTCGGCGGCGCTCCGAAGAATCCCGTCTGGTACTACAACCTCAAGGCCAACCCGACCGTCGAACTTCGCGACGGCGACACCGTCAAGGACTACACCGCTCGCGAGGTCAGCGGCGAGGAGAAGGCGCTGTGGTGGCAGCGCGCGGTCGAGGCCTATCCCGACTACGCCGACTACCAGACCAAGACGACTCGCGAGATCCCGCTGTTCGTCCTGACCCCCAAATCCTGA
- the ilvA gene encoding threonine ammonia-lyase IlvA, with protein MSDPLDVVEKVSGPLPQLSADEIDAAAKRISEIVEPTPLQRIERLSAATGANVYLKREDLTAVRSYKLRGAYNLIVQLDAAERAAGVVTASAGNHAQGVAFACQSMGIQGRIYVPTTTPKQKRDRIRAHGGEFVELIAVGDNFDAAAAAAADDVARTGATMVPPFDDARTAAGQGTVAVELLEQLPTPPDLVIIPVGGGGCLAGIGTYLRDRSPGTGLLGVEPTGAASMTAALIAGGPITLPDIDPFVDGAAVRRVGDLPYATVAGFGGRVVSHGSLPLLIGTESPRGAGAFRMMQIDEGAICTAMLELYQNEGVIAEPAGALAVAALADIAIEPGSTVVCLLSGGNNDISRYGEIIERSLVHRGLKHYFLVNFPQEPGALRRFLDEVLGPDDDITLFEYVKRNNRETGAALVGIELGTPAGLAALQARMQDSPIQCQQLDPDSPTYRYLT; from the coding sequence GTGTCTGATCCGCTGGATGTCGTAGAGAAAGTATCCGGTCCGCTGCCCCAACTGAGCGCGGACGAGATCGATGCGGCCGCCAAGCGAATTTCCGAGATCGTCGAGCCGACTCCGCTGCAGCGTATCGAGCGGTTGTCGGCGGCCACCGGCGCGAACGTCTACCTCAAGCGCGAAGACCTCACCGCGGTCCGCTCCTACAAGCTGCGCGGCGCGTACAACCTGATCGTCCAGTTGGACGCCGCCGAACGCGCGGCCGGTGTGGTCACCGCCAGCGCCGGCAACCACGCCCAGGGGGTGGCGTTCGCCTGCCAGTCGATGGGGATCCAGGGCCGGATCTACGTGCCGACCACCACGCCCAAGCAGAAACGGGACCGCATCCGCGCCCACGGCGGCGAGTTCGTGGAACTGATCGCGGTCGGTGACAACTTCGACGCCGCGGCCGCCGCGGCCGCCGACGACGTCGCGCGCACCGGGGCCACGATGGTTCCGCCGTTCGACGACGCGCGCACGGCCGCCGGGCAGGGCACCGTCGCGGTGGAACTGCTGGAACAGCTGCCCACCCCGCCCGATCTGGTGATCATTCCGGTCGGTGGCGGCGGCTGCCTCGCCGGTATCGGCACCTATCTGCGTGACCGTTCGCCCGGCACCGGCCTCCTCGGGGTCGAGCCCACGGGGGCGGCCTCGATGACCGCGGCGCTCATCGCCGGGGGTCCGATCACCCTGCCCGATATCGATCCGTTCGTCGACGGCGCCGCCGTGCGCCGGGTGGGCGATCTGCCCTACGCGACGGTGGCGGGCTTCGGTGGCCGGGTGGTGTCGCACGGCTCGCTGCCGCTGCTCATCGGCACCGAATCCCCCCGGGGCGCAGGCGCTTTCCGCATGATGCAGATCGACGAGGGCGCCATCTGCACCGCGATGCTCGAGCTGTACCAGAACGAGGGTGTCATCGCCGAACCGGCCGGTGCGCTCGCGGTCGCGGCGCTGGCCGATATCGCGATCGAACCGGGGTCGACGGTGGTGTGCCTGCTGTCCGGAGGCAACAACGACATCTCGCGCTACGGCGAGATCATCGAACGATCGCTGGTGCATCGCGGGCTCAAGCACTACTTCCTGGTGAATTTCCCGCAGGAGCCCGGTGCGCTGCGCCGATTCCTCGACGAGGTGCTCGGTCCCGACGACGACATCACCCTGTTCGAATACGTCAAGCGCAACAACCGGGAGACCGGCGCCGCGCTGGTCGGCATCGAATTGGGTACGCCCGCCGGGCTCGCGGCGCTGCAGGCTCGCATGCAGGATTCCCCGATCCAGTGCCAGCAGCTGGATCCCGATTCACCGACCTACCGCTACCTGACCTGA
- the dnaE gene encoding DNA polymerase III subunit alpha yields MADSGFVHLHNHTEYSMLDGAAKITPLFKEAERLGMTAVGMTDHGNMYGASEFYNSAVKQGLKPIIGIEAYIAPESRFNTKRVLWGDPSQKGDDVSGSGAYTHMTMVAENATGLRNLFKLSSLASIEGQLGKWARMDAEIIAQHAEGIIATTGCPSGEVQTRLRLGHEREALEAAAKWQEIFGKENFFLELMDHGLSIETRVRQGLLEVGRKLGIPPLATNDCHYVHEADSTNHEALLCIQTGKTLSDPTRFKFDGSGYYLKSAAEMREIWDGEVPGACDNTVLIGERVQSYEDVWTHRDRMPKFPVPEGETEASWLRKEVARGLEYRFPDGVPQKYLDQAEYEINVILEMGFPAYFLVVGDLINHAREVGIRVGPGRGSAAGSLVAFALKITNIDPLPHGLLFERFLNPERVSMPDIDIDFDDRRRGEMVRYATEKWGSDRVAQVITFGTIKTKAALKDSARVLFGQPGFAIADQITKALPPPIMAKDISVSGITDPEHERYKEAAEVRTLIESNPDIAKIYDTAKGLEGLIRNAGVHACAVIMSSEPLTDAIPVWKRAQDGAIITGWDYPSCEAIGLLKMDFLGLRNLTVLGDAIDNAKSNRGIDVDLDALPLDDQKTFDLLARGDTLGVFQLDGGPMRDLLRRMQPTAFEDIVAVGALYRPGPMGMNAHNDYADRKNGRQEVKPIHPELEEPLRDILGETYGLIVYQEQIMHVAQKVAGYSLGRADILRRAMGKKKAEVLAAEFEGFEAGMLENGYSKAAIKALWDTILPFAGYAFNKSHAAAYGLVSYWTAYFKANYPAEYMAALLTSVGDDKDKAAVYLSDCRRLGITVLPPDVNESELNFASVGTDIRFGLGAVRNVGTNVVASIIAARTEKSKYTDFSDYLNKIDTVACTKKVTESLIKAGAFDSLEHPRKGLLLVHSDAIDAVMATKKAEAIGQFDLFGGLDDDDGSVAAVFDVKVPDEEWESKHKLALEREMLGLYVSGHPLNGVEHVLAAQADTPIPAILQGDVKDGAQVTIGGILASVTRRVNKNGMPWASAQLEDLTGGIEVLFFPQAYSVYGMDVAEDAVVLVKARVSVRDDRISLIANDLVVPDLSAIGMEKPLAVTIPTRLCTPDKVGALKRVLSSHPGTADVHIRHIGSREKTTLLKVADNLRVSPSSALMGDLKALLGPGCLAG; encoded by the coding sequence GTGGCTGACTCGGGATTCGTTCACCTTCACAACCACACCGAGTACTCGATGCTCGATGGCGCCGCGAAGATCACGCCCCTGTTCAAGGAGGCGGAGCGGCTCGGCATGACCGCGGTCGGAATGACCGACCACGGCAATATGTACGGCGCCTCGGAGTTCTACAACTCGGCTGTGAAGCAGGGCCTCAAGCCGATCATCGGCATCGAGGCCTACATCGCACCCGAGTCGCGATTCAACACCAAGCGCGTGCTCTGGGGCGATCCCAGCCAGAAGGGCGACGACGTCTCCGGTTCCGGCGCCTACACCCACATGACGATGGTCGCCGAGAACGCGACCGGCCTGCGCAATCTGTTCAAGCTGTCCAGTCTGGCCTCGATCGAGGGCCAGCTCGGCAAGTGGGCCCGCATGGACGCCGAGATCATCGCCCAGCACGCCGAGGGCATCATCGCCACCACCGGCTGCCCGTCGGGTGAGGTGCAGACCCGGCTGCGCCTGGGACACGAGCGCGAAGCGCTGGAAGCCGCGGCCAAGTGGCAGGAGATCTTCGGCAAGGAGAATTTCTTCCTGGAGCTGATGGATCACGGATTGTCCATCGAAACCCGCGTTCGCCAGGGCCTGCTCGAGGTCGGCCGCAAACTCGGGATCCCGCCCCTGGCCACCAACGACTGCCACTACGTGCACGAGGCCGACTCCACCAATCACGAAGCGTTGCTGTGTATCCAGACCGGTAAGACGCTGTCGGACCCGACCCGCTTCAAATTCGACGGCAGCGGCTACTACCTGAAGTCGGCCGCGGAGATGCGCGAGATCTGGGACGGCGAGGTCCCCGGCGCCTGTGACAACACCGTGCTCATCGGTGAGCGGGTGCAGTCCTACGAGGATGTGTGGACCCACCGCGACCGGATGCCCAAATTCCCCGTGCCCGAGGGTGAGACCGAGGCGTCGTGGCTGCGCAAGGAGGTCGCGCGCGGCCTCGAGTACCGCTTCCCCGACGGCGTCCCGCAGAAATACCTCGACCAGGCAGAGTACGAGATCAACGTCATCCTCGAGATGGGCTTCCCGGCCTACTTCCTGGTCGTCGGCGACCTCATCAACCATGCTCGCGAGGTCGGCATCCGGGTCGGGCCCGGCCGTGGTTCGGCCGCCGGTTCGCTGGTCGCCTTCGCGCTGAAGATCACCAATATCGACCCGCTGCCGCACGGTCTGCTGTTCGAGCGGTTCCTCAACCCCGAACGCGTCTCGATGCCCGATATCGATATCGACTTCGACGATCGCCGCCGCGGTGAGATGGTCCGCTACGCGACCGAGAAGTGGGGCAGCGACCGCGTCGCCCAGGTCATCACCTTCGGCACCATCAAAACCAAGGCGGCGCTGAAGGATTCGGCGCGCGTGCTGTTCGGCCAGCCGGGCTTCGCGATCGCCGACCAGATCACCAAGGCGCTGCCGCCGCCGATCATGGCCAAGGACATCTCGGTCTCGGGCATCACCGATCCCGAGCACGAGCGGTACAAAGAGGCCGCCGAGGTCCGCACGCTCATCGAATCCAATCCCGATATCGCGAAGATCTACGACACGGCGAAGGGTCTGGAGGGCCTGATCCGCAACGCCGGCGTGCACGCCTGCGCGGTGATCATGTCCTCCGAGCCGCTCACCGACGCGATCCCGGTCTGGAAGCGGGCCCAGGACGGCGCCATCATCACCGGCTGGGACTATCCGTCGTGTGAGGCCATCGGCCTGCTGAAGATGGACTTCCTCGGTCTGCGCAACCTGACGGTCCTGGGCGATGCCATCGACAACGCGAAATCCAACCGTGGCATCGATGTCGATCTGGACGCGCTGCCGCTGGACGACCAGAAGACCTTCGATCTGCTCGCGCGCGGCGACACCCTGGGAGTGTTCCAGCTCGACGGTGGACCGATGCGCGATCTGCTGCGCCGCATGCAGCCCACCGCCTTCGAGGACATCGTGGCCGTCGGCGCGCTGTATCGCCCCGGCCCGATGGGCATGAACGCGCACAACGACTACGCCGACCGCAAGAACGGCCGGCAGGAGGTCAAGCCGATCCATCCCGAGCTCGAGGAGCCGCTGCGCGACATCCTCGGCGAAACCTACGGCCTGATCGTCTACCAAGAGCAGATCATGCACGTCGCGCAGAAGGTGGCCGGGTACTCGCTCGGCCGAGCAGACATTCTGCGCCGCGCGATGGGTAAGAAGAAGGCCGAGGTCCTGGCCGCGGAGTTCGAGGGCTTCGAGGCCGGCATGCTCGAGAACGGCTACTCCAAGGCCGCGATCAAGGCGCTGTGGGACACCATCCTTCCCTTCGCCGGATACGCGTTCAACAAATCGCACGCCGCCGCCTACGGCCTGGTCTCGTACTGGACCGCCTACTTCAAGGCCAACTATCCGGCCGAGTACATGGCAGCCCTGCTCACCAGCGTCGGCGACGACAAGGACAAGGCCGCGGTCTACCTGTCGGACTGCCGCCGCCTCGGCATCACGGTGCTGCCGCCCGATGTCAACGAATCCGAGCTGAACTTCGCCTCGGTCGGCACCGATATCCGATTCGGCCTCGGCGCGGTCCGCAACGTCGGCACCAATGTGGTTGCCTCGATCATCGCCGCGCGCACCGAGAAGTCCAAGTACACCGACTTCTCCGACTACCTCAACAAGATCGATACCGTCGCCTGCACCAAGAAGGTCACCGAATCGCTCATCAAAGCGGGCGCTTTCGACTCGCTCGAGCATCCGCGCAAGGGTCTGCTGCTGGTGCACTCCGACGCCATCGATGCGGTGATGGCCACCAAGAAGGCCGAGGCGATCGGGCAGTTCGACCTGTTCGGCGGGCTCGACGACGATGACGGTTCGGTCGCCGCGGTCTTCGATGTGAAGGTCCCCGACGAGGAGTGGGAGTCCAAACACAAACTCGCACTGGAGCGGGAGATGCTGGGCCTCTACGTGTCCGGGCATCCGCTCAACGGCGTGGAGCATGTGCTCGCGGCCCAGGCCGACACGCCGATTCCCGCCATCCTGCAGGGCGATGTCAAGGACGGCGCCCAGGTGACCATCGGCGGTATCCTCGCCTCGGTCACCCGGCGCGTCAACAAGAACGGAATGCCCTGGGCCTCGGCACAATTGGAGGATCTCACCGGTGGGATCGAGGTGCTGTTCTTCCCTCAGGCCTATTCGGTGTACGGCATGGACGTCGCCGAGGACGCGGTGGTACTGGTCAAGGCCCGCGTCTCCGTGCGCGACGACCGGATCTCCCTGATCGCCAACGACCTCGTGGTTCCGGATCTCTCGGCGATCGGCATGGAGAAACCGCTGGCGGTGACGATCCCCACCCGGTTGTGCACCCCCGACAAGGTCGGTGCGCTCAAGCGAGTGCTGTCCAGCCACCCCGGCACCGCCGATGTGCACATCCGCCACATCGGGTCGCGGGAGAAGACAACCCTGCTCAAGGTGGCCGACAATCTGCGGGTCTCCCCCTCCTCCGCGTTGATGGGTGACCTCAAGGCCCTGCTCGGCCCGGGCTGCCTCGCCGGCTGA